A single Chloroflexota bacterium DNA region contains:
- a CDS encoding DUF4177 domain-containing protein, with the protein MTTSRRMCRIRFSVISKRYVVSAMTIWEYLVVSLGQKRGGTLTPEEEQNELNSLGSQGWELVNVSQRISGMRGQYIRAYFKRPKQT; encoded by the coding sequence TTGACGACTTCAAGGCGAATGTGCCGTATTAGGTTTTCAGTAATCAGTAAACGATATGTGGTCTCGGCGATGACGATATGGGAGTATCTAGTTGTATCTCTTGGACAGAAGCGGGGAGGCACGTTGACGCCGGAAGAGGAGCAAAACGAACTTAACTCGTTGGGCAGTCAAGGCTGGGAACTTGTTAATGTTTCCCAAAGAATTTCAGGCATGAGAGGTCAGTACATCAGGGCTTACTTTAAGCGTCCAAAGCAGACCTAG
- the atpB gene encoding F0F1 ATP synthase subunit A — translation MLSNPKTLAILIIAVIAFVVSLLGGALGSAFGFGFLSAPLAHIQLPAEPVLAGYILPGWKLMNTMIAAWLAIVILIVISFLATRRMQEVPTGLQNLVEVFIEFFLGMCERIAGAERARRFFPLVMTIFLFIMVANWTGILPGFGTIGRIESPEEYIHHVEDKLPEGEQVNLHDIHLQVFEGDGGFGYLGFGSLGNDITAHEYEETHSAGEGKQAGILVPFLRSANTDVNMTLAIALISMVTIHIWGLSALGFGHVGKFINFKEGPVGLFVGILEAIGEVAKIISFTFRLFGNMFAGEVLLFAMAFLFPLIGIVPFLGLELFVGAIQAFIFAMLTLVFAVMATTAHGGEHH, via the coding sequence GTGCTTAGCAATCCTAAGACTCTGGCAATACTTATAATCGCAGTAATCGCATTTGTAGTCAGTCTTTTAGGCGGTGCTCTTGGCAGCGCGTTCGGATTCGGCTTCCTCAGCGCGCCGCTGGCTCATATTCAGCTCCCCGCAGAACCCGTTCTCGCCGGCTACATCCTGCCCGGCTGGAAACTCATGAATACGATGATTGCCGCTTGGCTTGCGATCGTGATTCTGATTGTTATCTCCTTCCTCGCAACCCGTCGCATGCAAGAAGTGCCGACCGGATTGCAGAACCTCGTAGAAGTCTTCATCGAATTCTTCCTTGGCATGTGCGAACGAATCGCAGGTGCCGAACGCGCGCGCCGCTTCTTCCCGCTCGTGATGACAATTTTCCTGTTCATCATGGTTGCCAACTGGACAGGCATCCTGCCCGGCTTCGGCACAATCGGCAGGATAGAGTCGCCGGAAGAGTACATACACCACGTCGAAGATAAGTTGCCCGAAGGCGAGCAAGTTAACCTGCACGACATCCACCTGCAAGTGTTTGAGGGTGATGGCGGCTTCGGCTACTTGGGCTTTGGCTCGCTGGGGAACGACATCACCGCCCACGAGTACGAGGAAACCCACAGCGCCGGCGAGGGTAAGCAAGCGGGCATTCTAGTGCCGTTCCTGCGCAGCGCGAACACCGATGTGAACATGACACTCGCTATCGCGTTGATTTCCATGGTCACGATTCACATATGGGGCTTGTCCGCGCTCGGCTTCGGCCATGTGGGCAAGTTCATCAACTTCAAAGAAGGACCCGTCGGTCTATTCGTCGGCATACTCGAAGCCATCGGCGAAGTCGCCAAGATAATCAGCTTCACCTTCCGTCTGTTCGGCAACATGTTCGCAGGTGAGGTGCTGCTGTTCGCAATGGCGTTCCTGTTCCCGCTCATCGGGATCGTGCCGTTCCTCGGTCTGGAGCTGTTCGTCGGCGCGATACAGGCGTTCATCTTCGCAATGCTCACGCTGGTATTTGCGGTGATGGCAACCACGGCGCATGGCGGCGAGCATCACTAA
- a CDS encoding DUF951 domain-containing protein, with protein sequence MVTQYEIGDYVRLKKRHPCGEFDWRVVRVGADIGISCTGCARRVTLPRSSLERRMRGQPFKDAAPPR encoded by the coding sequence GTGGTAACGCAGTACGAAATTGGAGATTATGTGCGCCTGAAAAAGCGGCATCCCTGCGGCGAATTCGACTGGCGCGTAGTCCGCGTCGGCGCAGACATCGGAATCTCCTGCACAGGCTGCGCTCGCCGCGTAACCCTGCCGCGCTCATCGCTAGAACGCCGCATGCGCGGGCAGCCGTTCAAGGATGCGGCGCCTCCCCGGTAA
- the atpD gene encoding F0F1 ATP synthase subunit beta: protein MATGKVTQVIGTVVDVEFPSEEMPAIYNALETSIGNERLVLEVEQHIGNNWVRCLALGATEGLVRGVDAVDTGQAVSVPVGDPTLGRLFNALGETLDDLEEVESGDTWPIHRKPPTFEDQATQVEILETGIKVMDLITPFTKGGKVGAYGGAGVGKTVIIQELIRNISEEHEGVSVFAGVGERSREGNDLWREMQESGVLANTVLVFGQMNEPPGIRARVGLTGLTMAEYFKEERGQDVLLFVDNIYRYILAGMEVSALLGRMPSAVGYQPTLGTEMGDLEERITSSLNGSITSFQAIYVPADDYTDPGIVTTFGHLDAVVALERALAAQGLYPAVDPLTSFSRILEPAVVGQEHYDVARGVQQVLQRYADLQDIIAILGIEELSDEDRQTVARARKIQRFLTQPFFVAEVFTGAPGRFVPIRETVRGFREILDGQHDDLPEQAFYMVGTIDEAVERAEQMAAVS, encoded by the coding sequence ATGGCAACGGGAAAGGTAACCCAGGTCATCGGCACCGTGGTGGACGTTGAGTTTCCATCGGAAGAAATGCCGGCAATCTACAACGCGCTTGAGACCAGCATCGGCAATGAACGGCTGGTGCTGGAAGTTGAGCAGCACATAGGCAATAACTGGGTGCGCTGCCTCGCGCTCGGCGCGACAGAAGGGCTTGTGCGCGGCGTCGATGCCGTTGACACCGGCCAAGCCGTCTCCGTTCCCGTGGGCGACCCCACGCTCGGAAGGCTGTTCAACGCGCTCGGCGAGACTCTGGACGACCTAGAGGAAGTCGAAAGCGGCGACACCTGGCCCATCCACCGCAAGCCCCCTACCTTCGAGGATCAGGCGACGCAGGTCGAGATTCTGGAGACCGGCATCAAGGTTATGGACCTGATTACGCCCTTCACAAAGGGCGGTAAGGTCGGCGCATACGGTGGTGCGGGCGTCGGCAAGACGGTCATCATTCAGGAGCTCATCCGCAACATCAGCGAGGAGCACGAGGGCGTATCCGTATTCGCCGGCGTGGGCGAGCGCTCGCGTGAGGGTAATGACCTCTGGCGCGAAATGCAAGAATCCGGCGTGCTCGCCAACACGGTGCTCGTGTTCGGGCAGATGAACGAGCCGCCCGGAATTCGCGCGCGCGTCGGGCTGACAGGCCTGACGATGGCTGAGTACTTCAAGGAAGAACGCGGACAGGACGTGCTGCTTTTCGTGGACAACATCTACCGCTACATTCTCGCGGGCATGGAAGTCTCCGCGCTGCTCGGCAGAATGCCGTCCGCAGTGGGTTACCAGCCCACGCTCGGCACCGAGATGGGCGACCTTGAAGAGCGCATCACATCCTCGCTGAACGGCTCCATCACGTCGTTCCAGGCAATCTATGTGCCGGCGGACGACTACACCGACCCCGGAATCGTAACGACATTCGGACACCTAGACGCAGTTGTCGCGCTCGAACGCGCACTTGCGGCGCAGGGCTTGTACCCCGCCGTTGACCCGCTAACATCGTTCTCGCGCATCCTGGAGCCTGCGGTAGTCGGGCAGGAACATTACGATGTTGCGCGCGGCGTGCAGCAGGTGCTACAGCGCTACGCGGACTTGCAGGATATCATCGCAATTCTCGGTATCGAGGAACTCTCCGACGAGGACCGCCAGACTGTGGCGAGAGCGCGCAAGATTCAGCGTTTCCTCACGCAGCCCTTCTTCGTTGCGGAAGTGTTCACCGGCGCGCCGGGCCGCTTCGTGCCGATACGCGAGACGGTGCGCGGCTTCCGCGAGATTCTCGACGGACAGCACGACGACCTGCCGGAGCAGGCATTCTACATGGTCGGCACAATCGACGAAGCCGTGGAGCGCGCCGAACAAATGGCAGCAGTCAGCTAG
- a CDS encoding redox-sensing transcriptional repressor Rex, with translation MDSVEVPEVVVLRLPLYVRALSQLLSESIDVVSSQQLGSLLQMTPAQIRKDLSYFGRFGKQGRGYDVRFLLNELQEILGLDREWRACLVGVGRLGRAIINYPGFYRENFRIVAAFDGDRAQVGNTIGEFNVQPMSELSDTVIDKHVTIGIVAVPAQQAQNVIDVLIENNIKGILNYAPVAAKVPMNIVVRNIDPVLSLQSMTFYLRDME, from the coding sequence ATGGACTCTGTCGAGGTGCCTGAGGTAGTCGTTCTGAGGCTGCCTCTGTATGTTAGGGCGTTATCACAGCTCTTGTCGGAGTCGATTGATGTGGTGAGTTCGCAGCAACTCGGCAGCTTGCTGCAGATGACGCCCGCACAGATTCGCAAGGACCTGAGCTACTTCGGACGGTTCGGCAAGCAGGGCAGAGGCTACGATGTTCGCTTCCTGCTGAACGAGCTGCAGGAGATACTAGGGCTAGATCGCGAATGGCGCGCATGTCTTGTCGGCGTGGGACGGCTCGGCAGGGCGATCATCAACTATCCCGGCTTCTACCGCGAAAACTTCCGCATCGTGGCGGCGTTCGATGGCGATCGCGCGCAGGTTGGCAATACTATCGGCGAGTTCAATGTGCAGCCGATGTCTGAATTAAGCGATACCGTCATCGACAAGCACGTCACTATCGGCATCGTCGCGGTGCCCGCACAGCAAGCGCAGAACGTCATAGATGTGCTGATAGAGAACAACATCAAGGGCATCTTGAACTACGCGCCCGTCGCCGCCAAAGTCCCGATGAACATAGTAGTGCGCAACATCGATCCCGTCCTATCGCTGCAATCGATGACATTCTATTTGCGCGATATGGAGTGA
- a CDS encoding AtpZ/AtpI family protein, producing MKSSRVTINLHSQNDCDILHKPLKEARLNAERLALLLQLLGIGWYVAICIAGGTYGGYLLDKWLELRPLFTLLGLGLGIAVAAVGMMRMLLAVFSAERDE from the coding sequence GTGAAATCGTCTCGTGTAACAATAAATTTACATTCTCAAAATGATTGTGATATACTACACAAGCCATTGAAGGAGGCGCGATTGAACGCCGAAAGATTGGCGCTGCTGCTTCAACTTCTGGGCATCGGTTGGTATGTGGCAATCTGTATCGCAGGCGGAACATACGGCGGCTATTTGCTTGATAAATGGCTGGAATTGAGACCTTTGTTCACTCTGTTGGGGCTTGGTTTAGGCATTGCGGTTGCGGCGGTAGGAATGATGCGGATGCTCTTGGCGGTCTTTTCCGCCGAACGGGACGAATAG
- the atpE gene encoding ATP synthase F0 subunit C has translation MEDMASLGAGLAIGLGALGPGIGIGMLAAKAMESLGRNPDAAGPIQQNMILAIAFTEAIAIYALVVAIIIKFV, from the coding sequence ATGGAAGATATGGCAAGCTTGGGAGCGGGTCTGGCTATCGGTCTGGGCGCTCTCGGGCCCGGTATCGGCATCGGCATGCTCGCCGCTAAGGCGATGGAGTCGCTCGGGCGCAACCCGGACGCCGCGGGCCCCATCCAGCAGAACATGATTCTCGCCATCGCGTTCACCGAGGCTATCGCGATTTACGCGCTGGTCGTGGCGATCATCATTAAGTTCGTCTAA
- the atpF gene encoding F0F1 ATP synthase subunit B, translating into MEALGINLPGLLTHIISFLVLLIVLRLTLYKPIVNMLDQRSHRIRESLEAAERAQQESAASQEEVAAQLEAARAEGQQLIASAREVADRFREEETAKVRQDIEAERSRAEANIQRERDAAIEQLRSEFAGLAITAAEQVVERSLDEQAHQDIIDRVLEESGSRINSN; encoded by the coding sequence ATGGAAGCCTTGGGTATCAACCTGCCGGGCTTGTTAACGCATATTATCAGCTTTCTGGTATTGCTCATAGTATTGCGGCTGACGCTGTACAAGCCCATCGTGAACATGCTCGACCAGCGTTCGCATCGCATTCGGGAAAGCCTCGAAGCTGCAGAGCGCGCGCAGCAAGAGTCCGCCGCGTCGCAAGAAGAAGTGGCAGCGCAGCTCGAAGCTGCCCGCGCCGAAGGTCAGCAGCTCATCGCGTCCGCGCGTGAGGTTGCCGACCGCTTCCGCGAGGAAGAGACCGCGAAGGTTAGGCAGGATATCGAAGCGGAGCGCAGCCGCGCTGAAGCCAATATCCAGCGCGAGCGAGACGCCGCCATCGAACAGCTCCGCAGCGAATTCGCAGGCTTGGCGATAACCGCCGCCGAGCAAGTTGTTGAACGCTCGCTCGACGAACAGGCGCACCAAGACATCATCGACCGCGTTCTGGAAGAGAGCGGCTCCCGTATAAATAGCAACTGA
- a CDS encoding F0F1 ATP synthase subunit delta, translating to MARGASARRYAQAVFAIALDQGEPDRWLDDLALLTDAMANEEFAAFLDAPQFTLQQKTDLIAESIGDSVGELARNLISLLASRNSARLLPGITESYQQMLDEHNGVERAEIVSAVPLDDEQQQRIVQMLTGIVGKDITATTRVEPYLLGGFVARVGDKVIDGSTRMKLDELRRELVQGA from the coding sequence ATGGCAAGAGGAGCATCCGCGCGCAGGTACGCTCAAGCGGTCTTCGCGATAGCGCTGGATCAGGGCGAGCCTGATAGATGGCTCGACGACCTGGCATTGCTCACAGACGCGATGGCAAACGAAGAGTTCGCCGCCTTCCTGGACGCGCCGCAGTTCACATTGCAGCAGAAGACCGACCTGATTGCGGAGTCCATTGGCGATTCCGTAGGCGAGCTCGCGCGCAATCTCATATCGTTGCTCGCATCGCGCAATTCGGCTAGGCTCCTGCCGGGCATTACCGAGTCGTATCAGCAGATGCTTGACGAACACAACGGCGTCGAACGCGCCGAAATCGTGTCCGCCGTGCCGCTGGACGACGAACAGCAGCAGCGCATCGTGCAGATGCTCACGGGCATCGTAGGCAAGGACATTACGGCGACAACAAGGGTCGAGCCGTACCTGCTCGGAGGTTTCGTAGCGCGTGTCGGCGACAAAGTAATCGACGGCAGCACTAGAATGAAACTGGACGAACTGCGGCGCGAACTGGTGCAAGGCGCCTAG
- the atpG gene encoding ATP synthase F1 subunit gamma, which yields MASVRQIRRRIRSVENTAKITKAMSMIAASKMRRTQESALRGRPYSDLMQTLLAHLAAQTQDDEEHHPLLVERPRRNVGLVVISPDRGLTGGLNSNINRAAGQFVVDQEGAGVKVIALGKKGRDFMVRTGQDVQAVFTDIPDRPGLDVVTPVARMVIDSFTNEDVDAVFVAYANFVNTTLQRPTVAQLLPVVPAELEATQAVGYIYEPDERPVLDALLPRYVEMQLYHYLLEGIASEQSARMVAMRNATDNANEMVGDLTLVMNKARQETITKELLDIVGGVAAVEQ from the coding sequence ATGGCAAGCGTAAGACAGATTAGGCGGCGCATTCGCAGCGTCGAGAATACGGCGAAAATCACGAAGGCGATGTCCATGATCGCGGCTTCCAAGATGCGCCGCACGCAGGAATCCGCCCTTCGTGGAAGGCCGTATTCCGATCTGATGCAGACGCTCTTGGCGCACCTCGCCGCGCAGACTCAGGACGACGAAGAGCATCACCCGCTGCTGGTGGAACGACCGCGCCGCAATGTCGGGCTGGTCGTCATATCGCCGGACAGGGGCTTGACCGGCGGCTTGAACTCCAATATCAACCGCGCCGCAGGGCAGTTCGTCGTCGATCAGGAAGGCGCAGGCGTCAAAGTGATCGCGCTCGGCAAGAAGGGCAGGGACTTTATGGTGCGGACGGGACAGGATGTCCAGGCCGTCTTCACCGATATTCCCGACCGACCGGGCTTGGATGTCGTAACGCCGGTCGCGCGCATGGTCATCGACTCGTTCACGAACGAAGATGTTGACGCCGTGTTCGTCGCATACGCCAACTTTGTGAACACGACGCTACAGCGTCCGACGGTAGCGCAGCTTCTGCCCGTAGTACCCGCCGAGCTCGAAGCGACACAGGCGGTCGGCTATATATACGAGCCGGACGAGCGCCCCGTGCTGGACGCGCTGCTGCCCCGCTATGTGGAAATGCAGCTCTACCACTATCTGCTCGAAGGCATCGCCAGCGAGCAGTCCGCGCGCATGGTCGCGATGCGAAACGCCACCGACAACGCCAATGAGATGGTGGGCGACCTTACGCTCGTGATGAACAAGGCGCGGCAGGAAACGATAACGAAGGAACTGCTGGACATCGTTGGCGGTGTCGCGGCGGTCGAACAATAG
- a CDS encoding F0F1 ATP synthase subunit epsilon, producing the protein MATMRLEIVTAERRVYSEDVDMLVAPGIDGQLGILPNHAPLLTALQPGEIRVDKDGEESYMAVSGGFLEVLANRVTILADTAERAEEIDIERAEAAVRRAQERIAGRASDRDMQRAVMSLRRSQARLIAARRRRPRRGVGAPPPSQPS; encoded by the coding sequence ATGGCTACTATGCGACTGGAAATAGTAACCGCCGAGCGGCGAGTGTATTCCGAAGATGTGGATATGCTAGTCGCGCCTGGCATCGACGGGCAATTGGGCATCTTGCCGAACCACGCGCCATTGCTGACGGCATTGCAGCCCGGTGAAATCCGCGTGGACAAAGACGGCGAAGAGTCGTACATGGCAGTAAGCGGAGGCTTCCTAGAGGTGCTCGCCAACCGTGTGACGATCCTCGCCGATACCGCTGAGCGCGCGGAAGAGATAGACATCGAGCGCGCCGAAGCCGCAGTTCGCCGAGCACAAGAACGCATTGCCGGCCGCGCCTCCGACCGGGACATGCAGCGCGCCGTAATGTCGCTGCGACGCTCGCAAGCCAGGCTTATAGCCGCCCGCCGCCGCCGTCCACGCCGAGGTGTGGGCGCGCCGCCGCCGTCGCAGCCTTCTTAA
- a CDS encoding nitrite/sulfite reductase, producing MTQTEWKPRAKSIIEILPEEIADFETQVARFRAGEWSETDFMAFRLRQGVYGQRQPDAQMFRIKCPFGGVNADQLDALGEVSEKYAPLKKGHVTTRENFQFHHINLDHGAEIMRLIGDVGLSTREACGNTVRNVTGCAVAGVCANEPFDVTPYAAAYARYFVRHPFSQSLPRKIKSAFSGCDSDCAITPIHDIGFLPRVQDGKKGFKMVVGGGTSIMPRIAPTLFEFVPVEEYLKMTEAVLRIFHRTNELRRNRMKARIKFYIARVGIDEFRKEVEEEIKQSWAQRSFDPADLMFVEDEEQDAPALDGDFAAFGDDPEFGRWLETNVQDQRQDGYKAVTVRLPLGDINARQFHQLADMSRKYAGGRARITHQQNLTFRWVPENALYEVWQRLSDIGFGGSGAHEITDIVSCPGTDSCKLGITASMGLGRALSDAVEDVDKSDPLVREMHVKMSGCPNGCGQHHIADIGFHGAAARGPGGQVPAYELFLGGSYSQDDPRFGQRIKAKIPAKRAPEALKKIVADYQSSHDDGELFKDYVLRQGTGYFEEMMGEFKELPDLNRETLEQYIDWDKTVKYVLERGEGECAV from the coding sequence ATGACCCAGACGGAATGGAAGCCTCGTGCCAAGAGCATCATCGAGATTCTTCCTGAAGAGATTGCCGATTTTGAGACACAGGTGGCTCGCTTCCGAGCGGGTGAATGGTCGGAGACCGATTTTATGGCATTCCGGCTGCGGCAGGGCGTTTATGGCCAGCGCCAGCCGGACGCGCAGATGTTCCGCATCAAGTGCCCGTTCGGTGGCGTCAACGCCGACCAGCTTGACGCGCTAGGCGAGGTCTCGGAGAAGTACGCGCCGCTGAAGAAGGGGCATGTTACCACGCGCGAGAACTTCCAGTTCCACCACATCAATCTCGATCACGGCGCCGAAATTATGCGGCTCATCGGCGATGTCGGGCTGAGCACGCGCGAGGCGTGCGGAAACACCGTGCGCAATGTTACCGGCTGCGCGGTCGCTGGCGTGTGCGCCAACGAGCCGTTCGATGTCACGCCATACGCCGCGGCGTACGCGCGATATTTCGTGCGGCATCCTTTCAGCCAGTCCCTGCCGCGCAAGATAAAGAGCGCGTTCTCCGGCTGCGACAGCGACTGCGCCATCACGCCCATCCACGATATCGGCTTCCTCCCGCGCGTTCAGGACGGGAAGAAGGGCTTCAAGATGGTCGTGGGTGGCGGCACATCCATTATGCCGCGTATCGCGCCGACGCTGTTTGAGTTCGTACCGGTCGAAGAATACCTGAAGATGACCGAGGCGGTGCTGCGCATATTCCACCGCACCAACGAACTGCGCCGCAACCGCATGAAGGCGCGCATCAAGTTCTACATCGCGCGTGTCGGTATCGACGAATTCCGCAAGGAAGTCGAAGAGGAAATCAAGCAGTCGTGGGCGCAGCGATCGTTCGACCCCGCCGACCTGATGTTCGTCGAGGACGAAGAGCAGGATGCCCCGGCGCTCGACGGCGATTTCGCCGCATTCGGAGACGACCCTGAATTCGGCCGCTGGCTGGAGACGAATGTCCAAGACCAGCGTCAGGACGGATACAAGGCGGTAACTGTCCGACTGCCGCTCGGCGATATAAACGCGCGGCAATTCCACCAGCTCGCCGATATGTCGCGCAAGTACGCCGGCGGTCGTGCGCGCATCACGCACCAGCAGAACCTGACATTCCGCTGGGTACCGGAAAACGCGCTCTACGAAGTCTGGCAGCGACTCAGCGACATCGGTTTCGGCGGATCAGGCGCACACGAAATCACCGACATCGTGTCCTGCCCCGGCACCGATAGCTGCAAGCTGGGCATCACGGCATCGATGGGTCTCGGCAGGGCGTTATCCGACGCGGTCGAAGATGTCGATAAGTCCGACCCGCTGGTGCGCGAGATGCATGTGAAGATGAGCGGCTGCCCCAACGGCTGCGGTCAACACCACATCGCGGACATCGGATTCCACGGCGCGGCGGCGCGAGGCCCGGGCGGACAGGTGCCTGCTTACGAACTCTTCCTCGGCGGCAGCTACTCGCAGGACGACCCGCGATTCGGTCAGCGCATCAAGGCGAAGATCCCCGCCAAGCGCGCGCCGGAAGCGTTGAAGAAAATCGTCGCCGACTACCAGAGCAGCCACGACGACGGCGAGTTGTTCAAGGACTACGTGCTGCGTCAAGGCACAGGCTACTTCGAGGAGATGATGGGCGAGTTCAAGGAGCTGCCCGACCTCAACCGCGAAACGCTAGAACAGTACATCGACTGGGACAAGACAGTCAAGTACGTCCTAGAACGCGGCGAAGGCGAGTGCGCCGTCTAG
- a CDS encoding bifunctional nuclease family protein, whose amino-acid sequence MLELVIDGIRVSLMNQQRVVILRVKDTDKYLPIWIGPSEADAIALKLQNVTVPRPLTHDLLFDVITSLNAQVDRIVVSDLTDDTFFAKIVLQVNGSVMEVDSRPSDALALAVRTDSPIFAETAVVDKAAIILDAETGKAVHASEHELDAPRPVTEEERAKLSAFEDFIGSLDIDLDQGDAPTQNR is encoded by the coding sequence ATGCTGGAATTGGTCATCGACGGCATCCGCGTGAGCCTAATGAACCAGCAGCGGGTTGTCATTCTTCGAGTGAAGGACACGGACAAATACCTGCCCATCTGGATTGGCCCCAGCGAAGCGGACGCGATCGCGCTGAAGTTGCAGAATGTAACCGTGCCTCGACCGCTGACCCACGATCTGCTGTTCGATGTCATCACATCGCTGAACGCGCAGGTTGACCGCATCGTCGTCTCCGACCTCACCGACGACACCTTCTTCGCCAAAATCGTGCTGCAAGTCAATGGCTCCGTGATGGAAGTAGATTCCCGTCCAAGCGACGCCCTAGCCCTAGCAGTGCGCACCGACTCTCCCATATTCGCGGAAACTGCCGTCGTGGATAAAGCGGCAATCATCCTCGACGCTGAGACCGGCAAAGCGGTACACGCCTCCGAGCACGAACTCGATGCGCCGCGCCCGGTGACCGAAGAAGAGCGCGCTAAACTATCCGCCTTTGAAGACTTCATCGGCTCGCTGGATATCGATCTGGATCAAGGTGACGCGCCAACACAGAATAGGTAA
- a CDS encoding F0F1 ATP synthase subunit alpha: MAVRGQDIASVIRRQIEEFGRDLSMVDVGTVVEVGDGIAQVHGLSGVAYSELLEFEGGIMGMALNLEEDSVGSVIMGDPLAVKEGSEVRSTGRVVVVPTGDDLVGRVVDALGQPIDGKGPINTSSTREVEVVAPNVAIRSSVDTPVQTGIKAIDAMIPVGRGQRELIIGDRSTGKSAIALDSIINQRGGDLICIYVAIGQKVGKVAQTVALLEQYGAMDHTIVVAANASDPAPMQYLAPYAGCAMAEEFMWQGKDALIIYDDLSKHAWAYRQMSLLLRRPPGREAYPGDVFYLHSRLLERAAKLDEANGGGSITALPIIETLAGDVSAYVPTNVISITDGQIYLEPELFNSGIRPAVNAGLSVSRVGSAAQTRAIRGVAGSLRLDLAQYAELQTFAQFGTADLDAATRQQLERGQRATEILKQDQNAPISMEQQAAILYALANGYLDDVEIEKVRAFEAAFASYFASNQPDLLAGIAEAKDIGGDSEEALKAAIDDFKANVPY; encoded by the coding sequence ATGGCAGTTAGAGGACAAGACATTGCTTCGGTAATAAGGCGCCAGATTGAAGAGTTCGGGCGCGACCTGAGTATGGTTGATGTCGGCACGGTCGTTGAGGTTGGCGACGGCATTGCGCAGGTTCACGGCTTGTCCGGCGTCGCCTACAGCGAACTGCTGGAGTTCGAGGGCGGCATCATGGGCATGGCGCTGAACCTCGAAGAAGACAGCGTGGGTTCCGTGATTATGGGCGATCCACTTGCCGTCAAAGAGGGCAGCGAGGTCAGGAGCACCGGCCGCGTGGTCGTCGTCCCCACGGGCGATGACCTTGTCGGTCGTGTCGTGGACGCGCTGGGCCAGCCCATCGACGGCAAGGGCCCCATCAACACAAGCAGCACGCGCGAAGTTGAAGTAGTCGCGCCGAATGTGGCTATCCGCAGCTCGGTGGACACGCCGGTGCAGACGGGCATCAAGGCTATCGACGCGATGATCCCGGTCGGACGCGGGCAGCGTGAGCTAATCATCGGTGACCGCTCTACCGGCAAATCCGCCATCGCGCTTGATTCCATCATCAACCAGCGCGGCGGCGACCTTATCTGCATCTATGTCGCCATCGGGCAGAAGGTCGGCAAGGTGGCGCAGACTGTCGCGCTACTCGAGCAATACGGCGCGATGGACCACACCATCGTCGTCGCCGCGAACGCATCCGACCCCGCGCCAATGCAGTATCTCGCGCCATACGCGGGCTGCGCGATGGCTGAAGAGTTCATGTGGCAGGGCAAGGACGCGCTCATAATATACGACGACCTGTCCAAGCACGCCTGGGCGTATCGCCAGATGTCGCTGCTGCTTCGCCGCCCGCCGGGCCGCGAAGCATACCCGGGCGATGTCTTCTACCTGCACAGCCGGCTGCTAGAGCGCGCCGCGAAGCTCGACGAGGCAAACGGCGGCGGTTCCATCACCGCGCTGCCCATCATCGAGACGCTCGCCGGCGACGTGTCCGCGTATGTGCCAACTAATGTTATCTCCATCACGGACGGGCAGATATACCTTGAGCCTGAGCTGTTCAACTCCGGCATCCGCCCCGCCGTGAATGCCGGTCTCTCGGTGTCACGCGTGGGCAGCGCCGCACAAACTCGCGCAATCCGCGGAGTCGCGGGCAGCCTGCGGCTAGACCTCGCGCAGTACGCAGAGTTGCAGACATTCGCGCAGTTCGGCACCGCAGACCTTGACGCTGCAACACGACAGCAGCTCGAACGCGGCCAGCGCGCCACCGAAATCCTAAAGCAGGACCAGAACGCCCCAATTTCGATGGAACAGCAGGCGGCAATCCTGTACGCGCTCGCGAACGGCTATCTGGACGATGTTGAAATCGAAAAGGTTCGGGCGTTCGAGGCGGCCTTCGCAAGCTACTTCGCTTCCAACCAGCCCGACCTTCTCGCCGGCATAGCGGAGGCAAAGGACATTGGAGGCGACAGCGAAGAGGCTCTGAAGGCGGCGATTGACGACTTCAAGGCGAATGTGCCGTATTAG